GCGCCACCTGGCGGCCCTGCGCATCCGCCACCACAGCCAGTTGTATGTCAGGGTACTGCAGCACCATTTGGCGCAGCGCTTCATTTTGCCGTTCCGCATCCATGGAGCGAACGGCAGCGGTTTTTGCCATCATCCGCAGCAAGCGCATCTTTTCTGCAAAGACCCACTCTAGATCTGAACCTATCTGTTCCGCTAATTGCCGATTCCGCTCCACTACCGTTTCCCTCATAGCTTTCCCATACGATTGCCATGTGAAAAAAGTGGTCATCAGCAACGGCACCACCGTCAAAACAGCAAAAACCAATCCCAGTTTTTTACGCAGACTTAGCTTCTGCCACATTCGCCCCGGCAGTTGCCAAAACTTTTTGCTCACATAAGTGCCCTCCCGGTTTGCGAAAGCTGTTTTATAAAAAATTTATATCTATAGTAATAATTCGCTTTATTTTTACAAATCCTTTCTCGAAGAAAATTTATTCTGATTTTTCAAGCATACTTTTTATAAAAACAATCGCATAAAAGAAAGGCGTGCACTATGCACGCCTATGAATCACTCCTATGTAATTAGCGTAACTGCCGCCTCAGCTCCGGCAGCACATATCGCACCGCCACGGCCGTCAAGATGACGCCGCCTCCCCACAGCGACCAGATACCGGGTTGTTCTCCCAGCAATAAAAATACCCAAAGTGGATTGAGCAAAGGCTCTACCATGGTAACGATGGATGCTTCTAAGGCGGTTACCTGCTTAATCGCCATAGAATATAACACATAAGACAGACCTAGTTGCACCACTCCCATGGCTAACAGCGCCAGCCAACCTTCTCCTCCAGGGCCTCCGTCAAAGACAAACGGCAAGCCGCACAACGCAGCCAAGACGTTGCCCAACAGTACCGACCCCCAGGGAGTTCCCTCTTTCTGACTGCGCAATGCCACCACCATTACAGCCATCGCCACGCCGCTGCCAATAGCCAACACATTGCCTTCCAGTCGCCCCGGCGACATTTGCTCTTGAAAAAACAGCACCATGCCGACGCAGACGGTTCCCATCGTCAACCAATCCGCTCGGCACGGTTTCTCCTGCAAAAACACCATGCCCAGTACGGCAACAAATATAGGATAGGTATATGCATTAGCCGCTGTTGTAAGTTTTGTGGCCGACACAAACAAAAGCACCGTAAGCGCATAGGCCACCCCGCCGATAACTAAGGACCGATTCCAGTGCAACGAACTTTTGCGAAACGCCGCCCAAACTACAATCGCCGCAATTCCGCTGCGCACTCCAGCAATGGCCAACGGATGCCAGGATACCCATTTAATTCCTATACCACTGGTGCTCCACAGCACCGCTGTTGTCAACAACAGAGCCAACCCCTGCAAACGTGTCATATTCCCCACTGTCTTCTCCTCCGGCTTTATGCATTGTTTTTTCATTGT
This genomic window from uncultured Anaeromusa sp. contains:
- a CDS encoding DMT family transporter, which translates into the protein MTRLQGLALLLTTAVLWSTSGIGIKWVSWHPLAIAGVRSGIAAIVVWAAFRKSSLHWNRSLVIGGVAYALTVLLFVSATKLTTAANAYTYPIFVAVLGMVFLQEKPCRADWLTMGTVCVGMVLFFQEQMSPGRLEGNVLAIGSGVAMAVMVVALRSQKEGTPWGSVLLGNVLAALCGLPFVFDGGPGGEGWLALLAMGVVQLGLSYVLYSMAIKQVTALEASIVTMVEPLLNPLWVFLLLGEQPGIWSLWGGGVILTAVAVRYVLPELRRQLR